The following proteins come from a genomic window of Mycobacterium sp. DL:
- a CDS encoding class I SAM-dependent methyltransferase, which produces MSSPTIWSAGSYEAVGRRIAHIADDVLDAVERRRPLRDASLVDLACGTGNAALSAVGRGARVTAVDLTPALLEIGSAKDGGRAVTWMAADASDTGLPDEAFDVVVSNMGVVFVEPTGQVREISRLLGSGGVVAFSSWVRSGDNPLFDPVVAVLGAPPNPGHTPDQWGDPDIAAARLAADFVEVTIESGAHTWEFDTHADAMRFVTEESPMHLTVLGNVSGSQRDALVTAFDEAMRAHLDRGRVRFVSPYSVVAATRR; this is translated from the coding sequence GAGCTACGAAGCCGTCGGCCGACGTATCGCACACATCGCAGACGACGTGCTCGACGCCGTCGAGCGGCGACGGCCGCTGCGTGACGCCTCGCTCGTCGACCTCGCCTGCGGCACCGGTAACGCCGCGTTGTCGGCAGTGGGCCGCGGCGCACGGGTGACCGCCGTCGACCTCACCCCGGCGCTGCTCGAGATCGGATCGGCCAAGGACGGCGGTCGTGCGGTGACCTGGATGGCCGCCGACGCATCCGACACCGGGCTGCCCGACGAGGCGTTCGACGTCGTCGTCTCCAACATGGGCGTCGTGTTCGTGGAACCGACCGGCCAGGTCCGCGAGATCAGCCGGTTGCTGGGTTCCGGCGGTGTCGTGGCGTTCTCCTCCTGGGTGCGCAGCGGCGACAACCCGCTCTTCGACCCGGTCGTCGCGGTGCTGGGCGCGCCGCCGAACCCCGGTCACACCCCGGACCAGTGGGGTGATCCCGACATCGCCGCGGCCAGGCTGGCCGCCGACTTCGTCGAGGTCACGATCGAATCCGGCGCCCACACGTGGGAGTTCGACACGCATGCCGATGCGATGCGGTTCGTGACCGAGGAGTCGCCGATGCACCTCACTGTCCTCGGCAACGTCTCCGGTTCGCAGCGCGACGCGCTGGTCACGGCGTTCGACGAGGCGATGCGCGCGCACCTCGACCGGGGCAGGGTCCGGTTCGTCTCGCCCTATTCGGTGGTGGCGGCCACCCGTCGCTGA